In Hevea brasiliensis isolate MT/VB/25A 57/8 unplaced genomic scaffold, ASM3005281v1 Scaf8, whole genome shotgun sequence, a genomic segment contains:
- the LOC131177745 gene encoding uncharacterized protein LOC131177745: protein MPGNQQHQYHTDFVPAWEKRFGLDMGGMKWKNFFYPKQDASKFTKIMEWYDSAGKESFQQAKKRFWAKNRLPCKLFPLPSPDMYIDQINWNAKLDPQLFLDLEEARRQVQDHKEGNDCISLADIKPTGWDVDCEEWHKPLVLTGMIVGY from the coding sequence ATGCCAGGAAACCAACAGCATCAATATCACACCGATTTTGTTCCGGCATGGGAGAAACGATTCGGCTTGGATATGGGAGGAATGAAGTGGAAAAATTTCTTTTACCCAAAGCAAGACGcatcaaaatttacaaaaatcatgGAATGGTACGATTCCGCAGGTAAGGAGTCCTTTCAACAGGCCAAGAAACGGTTCTGGGCAAAGAACCGCCTTCCATGCAAATTATTTCCTCTACCAAGTCCTGATATGTACATTGATCAAATCAACTGGAATGCTAAACTCGACCCTCAGCTTTTCTTGGACTTGGAGGAAGCTCGCAGGCAAGTGCAGGACCATAAAGAAGGGAATGATTGCATTTCGCTGGCAGATATAAAGCCAACAGGATGGGATGTAGATTGTGAAGAATGGCACAAACCCCTGGTATTGACTGGTATGATTGTGGGATACTAA